AAAAAGGAACCGGAGAGATTCGGGCAGTAATGGAGCGTCTCACTTCCCACCAACTTTCAGTTCCAACCACTTATTGACCCTCGTGAATCTGGTCgaccctctctctcaactCCTTCGCTGTCTCCTCCAGATCCTGCCACTCGGATGGAAGCATGGAGATCTCCACCGTTTTCACGATTCCTGTCTTCCCCAGCGCCGCCGGGGAACTGAAACAACAGTCCCATTTAGGTTGATACTGGCTCACAAGACACACTCGACCTTGGTCTGAAACAATTGCCTCGCAGATTCTGGTTACTAACGATCCAATACCAAGAGgaatcttgcccttgccacGAAGcattttgtcttttctgATGATGCACTCGGTGTGAATTGATTCACGATCGATCAAGCCAGGGGGCGCTGATACTGATGGAAGTGTCTGTGATTTGATTTCATCGACAGGGGTGTCCCCTATGGACGCAGTGGACCACGCTATAACTTGCGACTTTCCATTTACTCCCAGAATGGGTAGGTTGATTGAACTGGGATCGGCCTAccgaaaaggaaagaaaaattgaaAGTTTAGCCGAGAGACCGTCGCACATTGGGTCCGATGTTGTCATGGTGGCTCACATTTGTCCTTTCCGCCAACACATTAGACATTCTAATCGAGTCGAGCCATGTTCCTGAGCCAATCACTCGCGTTGCGGGGAGTCCAGAGAGTTTGTAGACAAAGGATGTGAATATGTCGACGGGATTTGCAACCACAATCAATATCGTGTTTGGCCCAAACGGTTTCATCGAGCTGATGATGCTGCGGATGGTCGAGAGTTTTCTAAAGGTGTGCTGTACGTTTGTCTCTCCTACCCAATCGAGTAGCAGTTTTCAATAACATGTCAGCTTTTGGTCGAGATTCCGCCAATATCCATTTTAATTTGACGCGATTCCTACCTCGAAAATGTCTTGAACCAATCGTGATGATCACAATATCGGCCTGTCCTGCTTCACGGTGTGTCGCGGCTCGTACGCGAATCTGACCCCCACAAACATAGCTCACGTCAGATAAATCGTAGATTTGGGCTTCTCGGAGGATAGAATCGGTATCGTTGATGAGGACTTCATCGGTGACTGAGCGGAGGATGAGTGCATTGGCTACTGCCGCACCAACATCCCCGACCCCTATGATTGCGGTACGATGTTTCTTTGATGGTGCATCGTTGTTTGTCATTGGATTAGGAGGTTTGAGGATCACCATCTTTGACGAGTTTGACATATTCAAATTTTAACGGGAAACCAAAGAAGAATGAGACGGAAAAAAGTCCTATATGAGTCGTTGCATAGTCATTCGAGGTAGTCTACTACCTTCGGTATATAAAGGCTAAGGCGAAACGCAATTCATACGTTATCTTCTTGAGAGTTTGCAGTTCTAGGTATATTATTTGGTGCCGAGGGACTCAGTCCCGCCGTGTGGATTCACAGCTTGGGGATCAATTTCCGACTTGGTTCTCCTGCTCTCGATGTCCTCATCTTGACGTGATCCCTGTAGCGCTCGTCCGGCATATATAATTTCGATCGTGGATGAATAAAATCAGCTTGTGTTTAAAAGTTGATCAAGTCCGAAATTATCTCGTCTCGTAGAAGGCCCCGGGCGActagaaaagacaaagacaatGGGCGTAGTGGAAGCAGCCGGGAAAGTGATCATGAAATGAAAACCAGACTGGGAATTTATTTTGAATCATGTAGGCATAAAAGAAACTTTCTTCTATAAGCGGGCTTGTGGTTTAGTGGTATAATACTCCCTTAGCATGGGAGTGGtccggggttcgattccccgcgAGTCCAGTattttttgatttgtttcCTTTGTTCAACCGAGAACTTACTCTCTTCAGGTAAGCTTGGGTATGCCTTCAGAATTGAGTAGAGAAAGGAAGTGGTGCAATGATCTTTTTGGGGCCTAGGCACGTCGACTGGGGGACGGTAAGTATGCATTGATAGAGGGTGTTTTCTAGTGTACATGTGCACGTAACGCACACAGGCCTACGGGCCAAACTTTGAGAAATCGAGCTCGCAGGCGTGCGGGCTTCAAGTTCGAAATATATCAGATCTCTAATGAGTCATGGAATATAGGTTTCTAGTTTATCTGCCCAGCTTATTGTGATTGTTTTCTTGACGTGTAGATGATATATCTACTCAGTCCGACAGTGTCTAGTGCCAGACTGAACGGAAGGGTTGAGTCAGGTGGAAGGAAGGCTTTCAAAAATATATGTGATACGGAATTGGGAATTGAAACCTGCTCGACAACATTGTGGCTCAAATTAGTTGTTCAATATAGGATAGAAGGCCTGGAAGATAGAGTGGAAAAAATGGGATGAGAGTGAAAGGAGATAGGATCTCTAGGGTCACACGATCCCTCGGTGCAAGGCCCTGCATCTCAATGATGCAGGGCCAGGGTGGGTCTTTGTGATACTGTACTTCCTACTACAGATGTAGGACGAAAGATGGGATCGACCATCGGCATGAAGGGCTCTACTTTATGCCATGATTCTGGGGTCGCTTTGATACCCAATAAATAGAAGAAAGATAGGATTGAAGGGATCCACCAGGGTCTCAGTCTCCCTCACCTAGtgagggtttttcttctatagagGGATCCCTACCTGCTAGGCCATAGATGCCCGAAGTATCAGGCAGGAGGTTCGAGTTCAGCATCTTCCGACAGTATTTTACTTTTCTATCAATCCTTGCATTCATTTTCATCATATAGCCTCGTGGGGAAGTCTGAGGTGTTTAGTCCATGGTAGAGTAGCCGGTTTCGAGGCCCCGCCTATTATCGCAAGGAGATGCGACTTATGGTTATCCCCCGTCTTCGAAGTCGCAGGCACTTGGTTTGAGGAGGTACCGAGAGATCTCCGAAAATCTGCCGAGACGCAGGCTGTTCTCAACGATGATGTGTTGGTGGTTTCCCCTCTTTATCCGATGAGGGGATGTTTGGAGAAATCACTCGGTCTCGATGCCGATAATGCTTTGCTTCTCAGGGCTTACTTCGGCTCGTGCATTGGGCTGAGGCTGCCAACCCCTTTGATCGTGATCGAACATAAATTAATCCTGCAGGAAGTTGGGGAGGGCTGAAAGACGAGGTTGCCTTGTTGCCTTGTCGCCTGTAAAGTCACGTCAAGGCACTGTTTCTATACTGCCAATCAAAACTCAGAAAAGTGCGACCGGACGCGTTGCCAGTTAGGGTTTGGCCCCACATTGAAAATTCTCTCGCGTAACTCGAGTTCCTCCCTTTATCTTCGACTTTGCGACCCGTTTTTGCTCCTCTTAACATTCTTCGCTATGGTCTCTCGTCTTCCCGCGACAGCGGCGATTCAATTCAGTCGTCGCTGCAGCAGGCTTGTGAATAATTTGCTGTATGGCTGTCATTGTCAATCGATCTCATCGATGGATTGTATGCTGGGCATGGAATGTTGACATGTCTCGATTACTCATTGGATGAGGTTTCGAGAACCGATCGTGCGATTGATGAGATTTCATCTCGGGACGATGCATCGGCATCTGTCTGTCAATTTTAATCTTTGTCATGGCCTCGGTGGTTCAACGCTCCAAGTACTGGGCAAACACGTCAGCTGAGGCCATCGAAGTCAGGTCACTAACCCCACAGAATGTGTGTCAGACTCGCCCTCGGAATTAGTTCGATATACTTTGTAAGTTGGCTTTTTGATCTGCATTTCTTGATTCTCCCCATACGTCGTCTTCCCCCGGCTGCACTTCGCTTTGCTGCGATCGGCCACTTGATCATATGATGAAATATTTCGGATGTAAACTCACAGACCTGTTCGGAATGCGCAAAACCGTGTCGAGATTTTCCGTTGCCTTCCTTCTGACTGATCAATTGCCCACCTTATGCATTTGACACCCTTTTTACTGTGCCTCGTTGCTCTTGACAGTTTACTGACTGATCAAACTAGTGTTCCATGGTTGTACCATTTGTCACGTTGTCCCTGTCGATAGTCGTGTCAAACTTTAGAGGTTTTTGTTTTGACGACTGTCCGCCTTGTGGACTCGGGAGTAGATTTGTCACTAGGTCAATTGAGGAGTCAGCCTCTGAAAATATCATCAAATATATGATCGCATCTGGAATCCAGTTTTCAATTTTCATCTCGAATTTTAAAGAATAGACGTCGCCAATTGACCTCGATCATGTCCGACCAGTCAATCGTACCTCGAATCAGGCTCCAATGCATGGTGTTGACGGTTCAACGTTGATAGCCCATGACGGATAGCACCGGTGCGCCGGTACATTTTGGCAATCGGTAGTAATTCAATTTCATCACTGCTCTCTCCAATGGAATGCTGGATGTTTGTTGTTGAAATCGGACCCCCCACTGCCCTCAGAACTTGACCCACGACGAACGCATTGTATCCGGTCGATCCTAGCTCGGTCAAGACTCGGAATGGACTGCTGCCTCAGTGCTTATCATCCACCAAGTGGATGACATGCCCAGTGATGATCTGCGACCGGTGGCGGCTATGATATTTTTGTTTGAAGCCGGACGGGGACTTCCATGGAACTCAGCAGCTCCGGCTTCCCCTCATTACGTCAAGCTCCCCGCAGCGGGGAGCTATACCAAATGAGTAAGGGACGGCTTCCGTTGCACCAATGGTCGTGGCCGGCTAGTTGTAATAGGAGAGGAGTGCATTCGGAGAAAACGGTTGGGCTGAGGGGAGAGCTTTAATGTGAGTGGTGGGCAGTGTTCGATGCTGGTTCAGACGGGGGCGCTTACTGTATGAATCGCCCCATCGTTGAGGCTTGAAAACTGTGTCTTTCTAAGGTGACGGATATCCGTGGAGATGGACATGTGTTTGGAAAGTGATGGGCTTTCGGGCTTCAACAGCTCTGTCAGTAGAATCCTTCGCTCTTAGTATCTCATTCCAATCGCAGTTTCCCTCGTCTTACGCACAGCGATCACATAGACTCTGATCGATGTCCGGGACGACCATCTGCGGCCTCAGGCGGAGAGTTCTACACCAGCGACTTCAGTTCCCCGCACGAGCTCCCTCAATGCCTCGTAGTCCTCCATCATACCGATACTGCTCCCGAAGCAGAGATTGCCGTTACTTCTGTCGTTTGCAAGCCTTCGTGTATCATCCCATACTCCATCGGTCCGTTGAGCCGTGATCCGAATGCCGTAAACCGACCTCGCAGCCTGCAGGGGACTTTGCCCCGCAGATTCGGGCCCGCGTCGGAACATGGGTGTTGCACTGAGTGTAACTCTCCCGTGCTCTTCAAAGTTGTGCCCACGGCCCTGCTGTCACCTTTTGCAGCTGGAGCCTCCCCTCATTCCGAGTTTGTCCTCGTGCGGAGAAAGgcgaggggagaggagaggagagggaacGAGTATCCGCCCCGACGCTTCCGACCGGCCAAGCCTCCGGTGATCTGCTGTCATTTGCTGGCAGAGGCGCTCCTCGTTCACCCCTCGGTCGAGTCGTGAGGTTCTGAGGGGTGGACTCCGTGGACTCAGCCATTGCAGGTGCCGGACAGAACGCCTCCAAAATTGGTGCTGCGGTTCCCGGCGTGAATcgcgccccccccccccccccccaatcccCGTGCCTCCTGGACATCTCCAAGAGGGGTCGAGAAAGTCAATAGTCAGATCTGGCAAATGTATATATAGACCCCGTTGTGCACCGTAATACCGTGGATCTCAAACTACCAGACTCCGCTTCTCATCCATCTTTCTACCAACCGTTCGAGCTTCATCAGGTTGTCTCATTAAGGTATAGTCGAAATCCCGTCCCCCTCCACAGTTCCAGCCTTACCGgtgcttgttttttttttcgttccATTTGGTTCTGGTCGAGCCTCGACTTGGCCTGCAGGAGAAGTTCCCCACTCTGGCCTCCGGCTGGTGAAGCGGTTCCCAGTTTTGGATGGCCGCTGCCACCTTGTCTAGTGCCGTTTTGGGGGCTCCGCGAGATGAACCTTGAGGTCATCGACCGGCGTATCCGATCAAATCCCAGTCATCCATCTCCCCTCCATAATGGAAGCCGTCCAGGCAGCTCTGACGTATCACGGGAGGAGAATTACGCGCCGCTAACCTTTGCCTTTCTGCTAAATAGCTTCGTACTCGCACTCCCATCTCgttcatctccctctcttccatTCTCAAAATCTCATTTTTGAAAACACTACCGTCAAAATGGTATTTATTCGTTCCCTTACTCGTCAATTGCGACGCCCTGCCTCTTCAGTACTCTCCGGCAGCGCCTTTGCGCCCAAACCAGTGTCTGGTGCTTTCTCCCATGCACGTACGCTAACCGCGACCGCCATGAATCAGGGCAAGGTTCTCATGGTTCTGTACGATGTAAGTCTTTCTCTATACCAAGGCTCCGAGAGCGAAATTCCCTCGTGAAAGCTGTCTTAGACTCCTGTGTTACAAATACTCATTCGTCCATTAGGGTGGTGAGCATGCTACCCAGCAGCCCCGCATGCTCGGTACTACCGAGAACGAGCTCGGCATCCGCAAGTGGCTCGAGGACAATGGCCACACTCTCGTCACCACCTCTGACAAGGAGGGTGAGAACTCGACCTTTGACAAAGAGCTCGTTGACGCCGAAGTGATCATCACCACTCCGtaagttttcttttcttttgtttttcttaCCTTTCCGCCTGGAACATCGTCTACAGTAAGACAAGTTTCGATGGCTCCCTTCCCTCACGCATTCATGATCATCGAGCTCATTTACCTCGAATAGCTTCCACCCCGGTTACCTCACTGCTGAGCGcttggccaaggccaagaagctgaAGCTCGCTGTCACCGCCGGTATTGGCTCCGACCACGTCGACCTCAATGCCGCCAACCAGACCAATGGTGGTATTACCGTCGCCGAAGTGACCGGTTCCAACGTTGTCTCTGTCGCTGAGCACGTTGTCATGACCATCCTCCTTTTGGTCCGTAACTTCGTCCCTGCCCACGATCAGGTCCGCAACGGTGACTGGAACGTCGCTGCCGTCGCCAAAAACGAGTTCGACCTTGAGGGCAAGGTCGTCGGTACCGTTGCCGTCGGCCGTATCGGCGAGCGTGTCCTGCGCCGCCTGAAGCCCTTCGACTGCAAGGAGCTCCTCTACTACGACTACCAGCCTCTGTCCCCCgaggttgagaaggagattggcTGCCGCCGCGTCGACAACCTCGAGGACATGCTCGCCCAGTGCGATGTTGTCACCATCAACTGCCCCCTGCACGAGAAGACTCGCGGTCTCTTCAACAAGGACCTCATTGCCAAGATGAAGCCCGGCTCGTGGCTCGTCAACACCGCCCGTGGCGCTATTGTCGTCAAGGAGGACGTCGCTGAGGCCCTCAAGTCCGGCCACCTCCGCGGATACGGTGGTGACGTCTGGTTCCCCCAGCCCGCTCCCAAGGATCACCCTCTCCGCTACGCCGAGCACCCCTGGGGCGGTGGTAACGCCATGGTCCCCCACATGTCAGGTACCTCTATCGACGCCCAGATCCGCTACGCTGAGGGCACCAAGAACATCCTGGACTCTTACTTCTCCGGCCGTGAGGACTACCGCCCTGAGGACTTGATCGTCCACAAGGGTCAGTACGCCACCAAGGCTTACGGTCAACGCAAGTAAGCCGACGGTCGAGGAAAAACATAAGAGATTTTTTCACGAAAAAACATCACCAATCACCCGCTtcatggttttttttgcgCAATAGCGAGGTGCCGCACTTCACGGTTCATTGATTTGTTCACTAGCGATGCTCTTTAACTATCgtcatgtttctttttctttttttttgtcgtTGGTCACCTCTTGGGAGATTATCTGTATGTTTCTCTTCACAACCCTCCCCCATTCGAGTCTGGAGAATGTAGCAGTAACGAGATCAATGAAATGACCCTTTTTAAAATGTGGCCTTCCTCTATTTTTCTCCGCACACTCACAACCAATGAAAGCTCAGACTGGAAAACTTCACTGATGCACTAGAGTAGGTCCAGCTTCGCGAGTGGGGCCGCTGTCATTCAAACGGTGTCTTCCAGTCGAATCCAACCTTATCCCGTAGGAAGTTTACATCTCGGAAATACTTTCTCAATCAATGTTTGCAGATTGAGTGATTACCTGCTTCTCTTGAAGTTTGGAGGTGCGAGGGTCTCTCATGATCCCCAAGACTTCTCGGGTTTGAGGTTATTCTCGGACAAGTTTTTGATTGAGATATACAGCGGTGTATTGGTGTGTAATGTCAGTTGGAACATGAAGGGTATAAGGTAATGAGGTAATGTATCGATGGTTAGGTGAATGATAGGCTTTTAGCATATGGATGTTTCATGAAAGGTACTCAGCACTAGCAACTCAGGTACATGTGGTGGTAGGAAGTCGAAGGATGCAGGGAAAAATTCGGGTTTCGAAGAAAAGTCGTCGCCTGTGCATGTTGGGGATCATGATCAACTAGTTCCAACTGTAATAGATTGGGATTTCATCACTGGCAACCAGGCTTTTACCCGTAAAAAGCACTTTCAAAGCCGCGGCCTCGTCCTCGTGACTCCATCATCACGATAAAATCATCGCCGACTCCATGACCCCATTACACCCCTTACAACGGGaggctcctcctcctgctgaTGCCGCGAGTCCCTCCCTTGAGCACCATTCACACTctcatcatcactttcatCCATAAACCCCTCCTCCAATTCCCGACTGAGCCTCTCCTGGCGATCCAAGGCCAGATTCTCACCaccattcctcctcctctccaacGCCTCTCTCCGTCGCGCATCCCTGTTCCTCCCTCCCATGCCAATCATCATCTCGCCCTCTTCATCGCCAATGCTGACGTTGTCGTTGTCATGGAGATCATTCTCAGCATGGGTGGGATTCCGGCGCCATCTTGAGCGCAGGAAAAAGTTCATGATGGAATCTGCGATGCGACCGCGGAGCGAAAGCGTGTGGGCGGAGATAgtgtggagggggaggtATTGGGAGTAACGTTGGTGGTAGCGGCGGAAGAAGGGGATAATGAGGCATGAGAAGAGAACATAGATTGTGAGGGCGACAGAGGCGGGAATGAAAATGGTCTGCGGTTGGTAATAGACAGGATGTGTTAGTTTCATAGAA
This genomic window from Penicillium oxalicum strain HP7-1 chromosome III, whole genome shotgun sequence contains:
- a CDS encoding Formate dehydrogenase; this encodes MVFIRSLTRQLRRPASSVLSGSAFAPKPVSGAFSHARTLTATAMNQGKVLMVLYDGGEHATQQPRMLGTTENELGIRKWLEDNGHTLVTTSDKEGENSTFDKELVDAEVIITTPFHPGYLTAERLAKAKKLKLAVTAGIGSDHVDLNAANQTNGGITVAEVTGSNVVSVAEHVVMTILLLVRNFVPAHDQVRNGDWNVAAVAKNEFDLEGKVVGTVAVGRIGERVLRRLKPFDCKELLYYDYQPLSPEVEKEIGCRRVDNLEDMLAQCDVVTINCPLHEKTRGLFNKDLIAKMKPGSWLVNTARGAIVVKEDVAEALKSGHLRGYGGDVWFPQPAPKDHPLRYAEHPWGGGNAMVPHMSGTSIDAQIRYAEGTKNILDSYFSGREDYRPEDLIVHKGQYATKAYGQRK